The following proteins come from a genomic window of Varunaivibrio sulfuroxidans:
- a CDS encoding DsrE family protein — protein sequence MAEYVFETEGVKKTFTFLNRKAPYGTIYALEVLETVLISAAFEQHANIVFVDDGVYQIKKDQDTAAINMKNFSPTYGIIEMEKEDADEDEDMDMVWRIIVEKESMEARGLSPDDFKVEVEVLSSAELADVLEQSDVVIGG from the coding sequence ATGGCTGAATACGTATTTGAGACAGAAGGCGTAAAGAAGACCTTCACGTTCCTCAACCGCAAGGCGCCCTACGGCACGATTTATGCGCTTGAGGTGCTTGAGACGGTACTGATTTCCGCGGCTTTCGAGCAGCACGCCAATATTGTTTTCGTCGATGACGGCGTCTATCAGATCAAGAAGGATCAAGATACCGCCGCCATCAATATGAAAAATTTCTCACCGACCTACGGCATCATCGAAATGGAAAAAGAAGATGCCGATGAAGATGAGGATATGGATATGGTTTGGCGCATCATCGTCGAAAAAGAATCGATGGAAGCGCGCGGTTTGAGCCCCGATGACTTCAAAGTTGAGGTCGAGGTTTTATCCAGCGCCGAACTTGCCGACGTTCTCGAACAATCCGATGTCGTTATCGGCGGATAA
- the dsrB gene encoding dissimilatory-type sulfite reductase subunit beta, translating to MSEAQAAPRMPDECGVPDPQQYMHPTLKKNYGAWDWHDRPRVGVLHHVAKSGDEVWTVKAGTQRQMDVHTIRKLCDIADEFADGHVRFTTRSNIEYIVADQSKVDPLIKKLEGEGFPVGGTGNSVSMISHTQGWLHCDIPATDASGVVKSLMDELYQEFTNEQMPNRVKITTSCCQINCGGQGDIAINIQHTKPPVINHDLVANVCERPAVVARCPVAAIRPALVNGKPSLEVDEKKCVCCGACYPPCPPMQINDAENSKLAIWVGGKHSSTRSKPSFHKLVVAGLPNTPPRWPEVSKTVMKILHAYKEDGRAWERMNEWIDRIGWPRFFELTGLPFTKYHIEDWRGGRNSLNASNHVHF from the coding sequence ATGAGTGAGGCCCAAGCAGCCCCGCGTATGCCGGACGAATGCGGTGTACCCGATCCACAACAGTATATGCATCCGACGCTCAAGAAAAACTACGGCGCCTGGGATTGGCACGATCGTCCGCGGGTTGGTGTTTTGCATCATGTCGCCAAAAGTGGCGACGAAGTCTGGACCGTCAAGGCCGGCACCCAGCGCCAAATGGATGTCCACACGATCCGCAAACTCTGTGATATCGCCGACGAATTCGCCGATGGGCACGTCCGTTTTACGACGCGCTCCAACATCGAGTACATCGTCGCCGATCAATCCAAGGTCGATCCCCTGATCAAAAAACTCGAAGGCGAGGGCTTTCCCGTCGGCGGTACGGGGAATTCGGTTTCGATGATTTCCCATACCCAAGGTTGGCTGCACTGCGATATTCCGGCCACCGATGCGTCCGGTGTGGTTAAGTCGTTGATGGATGAGCTTTATCAAGAGTTCACCAACGAACAGATGCCCAACAGGGTCAAAATCACCACTTCGTGTTGCCAAATCAACTGCGGCGGCCAGGGTGATATCGCGATCAATATCCAGCACACCAAACCGCCCGTGATCAACCACGACCTCGTCGCCAACGTTTGCGAACGACCCGCCGTCGTGGCGCGTTGCCCCGTGGCGGCGATCCGCCCGGCCCTGGTCAACGGCAAGCCCTCGTTGGAAGTCGATGAAAAGAAATGCGTGTGCTGCGGCGCCTGCTATCCGCCCTGCCCACCGATGCAAATCAACGATGCGGAAAACTCCAAACTGGCGATTTGGGTCGGCGGCAAGCACTCGTCCACCCGCTCCAAGCCTTCGTTCCACAAGCTCGTCGTCGCGGGTCTTCCCAACACCCCCCCGCGTTGGCCGGAAGTTTCCAAGACCGTGATGAAAATTCTTCACGCCTACAAGGAGGACGGACGGGCCTGGGAGCGCATGAACGAGTGGATCGACCGCATTGGTTGGCCTCGGTTCTTTGAACTGACCGGGTTGCCGTTCACCAAATACCACATCGAAGATTGGCGTGGTGGTCGGAACTCACTCAATGCATCGAACCACGTCCATTTCTAG
- the tusD gene encoding sulfurtransferase complex subunit TusD, which yields MKFGILINEGPFTHQASDSAYHFTKAALEKGHEVPRVFFYYDGVNNANKFSAPQADDRNLVKLWGEMASQHNVDLVVCVAAGMRRGITEDSLAEGFRISGLGQLVEAGIGCDRLMMFGD from the coding sequence ATGAAATTCGGTATTTTAATAAACGAGGGTCCTTTTACGCATCAGGCATCCGATTCCGCTTATCACTTCACCAAAGCGGCGCTTGAAAAAGGTCACGAGGTTCCCCGCGTTTTTTTCTATTACGACGGCGTCAATAACGCGAATAAGTTTTCCGCCCCCCAAGCCGATGACCGCAACTTGGTCAAGTTGTGGGGAGAGATGGCAAGCCAACACAACGTGGATCTCGTGGTGTGCGTCGCCGCCGGCATGCGCAGGGGCATAACCGAGGACAGCCTCGCCGAGGGATTTCGGATCTCGGGTCTGGGGCAGTTGGTTGAAGCCGGTATTGGGTGCGATCGCCTCATGATGTTTGGCGATTAA